From Staphylococcus sp. M0911, a single genomic window includes:
- a CDS encoding GntR family transcriptional regulator has protein sequence MKIILKNTSEYPIYEQIKQQIKENILKGYVSSGEHLPSMRELAKDLQVSLITTKRAYEDLEKDGFVTTIRGKGTFVKEQDNSILKEKQFFVIENLAKSMTKEAKTIGMSLEELQEILSLIYEEEE, from the coding sequence ATGAAAATTATTTTGAAGAACACCAGTGAATATCCCATTTATGAACAAATCAAACAACAAATTAAAGAGAACATTTTGAAAGGATACGTTTCTTCTGGTGAACATTTACCATCTATGCGTGAATTAGCAAAAGACTTACAAGTTAGTTTAATTACAACCAAACGCGCATATGAAGATTTGGAAAAAGATGGTTTTGTTACTACGATTAGAGGCAAGGGAACGTTTGTGAAAGAACAGGATAACTCAATTCTAAAGGAAAAGCAGTTCTTTGTGATTGAAAATTTAGCAAAATCAATGACGAAAGAAGCAAAGACAATTGGGATGTCTTTAGAAGAACTACAAGAAATTCTTTCCTTAATTTATGAGGAGGAAGAATAA
- a CDS encoding ABC-2 transporter permease, which yields MKQLLIRNIKLRYWTLILYIALIVFYPIYSFIMKPNPLMNSVMAIPLGLILMIMSILDAGHLFRFHRRLGGNRSNLFFGSLPVSKKDMLNANYLTCIFFTLFGAIVITLYGYESDSIQTNAIYFSTTYAYIVANFLSIPVAFRKSTEYKTEGVSYIAYIILIMFALPFLLSVTLILINYIFLNHSQIPQFYSYFLNYGFVLLSIIVLIINYVLQLNKIKKHTL from the coding sequence ATGAAGCAATTATTAATTAGAAATATTAAATTAAGATACTGGACTCTTATTTTGTATATAGCATTGATTGTATTTTATCCAATATATAGCTTCATAATGAAACCTAATCCGCTCATGAATTCTGTTATGGCAATACCGCTTGGATTAATTTTAATGATAATGTCTATACTCGATGCTGGTCATTTGTTTAGATTTCATCGACGATTAGGTGGGAATCGATCAAACTTATTTTTTGGAAGTTTACCAGTATCCAAGAAGGATATGTTAAACGCCAATTATTTAACATGTATCTTCTTTACTTTATTTGGTGCAATTGTGATTACTTTATACGGTTATGAATCAGATTCTATTCAAACCAATGCAATATATTTCTCAACTACATATGCCTATATTGTAGCGAACTTCTTATCGATACCAGTAGCTTTTAGAAAAAGTACTGAGTATAAAACTGAGGGAGTATCATATATTGCTTATATCATTTTGATTATGTTCGCATTACCATTTCTATTATCCGTCACCTTGATTTTAATTAATTATATATTTTTAAATCATAGTCAAATTCCACAATTTTACTCTTATTTTTTAAATTATGGATTTGTACTATTAAGTATTATAGTTTTAATCATTAATTACGTTTTACAACTAAATAAAATTAAGAAACATACACTTTAA
- a CDS encoding ABC transporter ATP-binding protein — translation MNAIELNHVNYSRRNFKLKDVSFNVPQGFVTGFIGANGAGKTTVIRLIMDLLQYDSGSISILGDSMLTNPIKIKNKIGFVYSETYFNEKWTIKKLENIISPFYQDWDRYLFNDYLRRFDLPYNQKINQFSNGMKMKLSLAIAFSHHAELFILDEPTSGLDPIVRNEVLEIIQQELIDEDKTVFISTHIISDLEKIADYLVYIRDGEMILNDSIESLMSKFQIIKGNHNDLDEELEELLIYRETRKTGYTALTRHAQTFKEIFGNDIEVQNPSIEELMIYLEKFKSKSYEPLTLESEDKK, via the coding sequence ATGAATGCTATAGAATTGAACCATGTTAATTATTCTAGACGGAACTTTAAATTGAAGGACGTATCATTCAATGTGCCTCAAGGATTTGTTACAGGATTTATTGGTGCTAATGGTGCAGGGAAAACGACAGTCATACGATTAATTATGGATTTATTACAATACGATAGTGGAAGCATTTCAATTTTAGGTGACAGTATGTTAACGAATCCTATTAAGATAAAAAATAAAATAGGCTTTGTTTATTCAGAAACATACTTTAATGAAAAATGGACTATAAAAAAGTTAGAAAATATCATTTCTCCTTTTTATCAAGATTGGGATAGGTATTTGTTTAATGATTATTTAAGAAGATTTGATTTACCGTATAATCAGAAAATCAATCAATTTTCTAATGGTATGAAGATGAAATTGTCACTGGCTATTGCATTTAGCCATCATGCTGAGTTATTTATTTTGGATGAGCCTACTTCGGGTTTGGACCCAATTGTAAGAAATGAAGTATTAGAAATTATTCAACAAGAACTAATTGATGAAGATAAGACAGTTTTCATTTCTACACATATTATTTCAGATTTGGAAAAGATTGCTGATTATTTAGTATATATCAGAGACGGTGAAATGATATTAAATGATTCAATTGAATCGTTAATGAGTAAATTTCAAATTATTAAAGGTAATCATAATGATTTAGATGAAGAATTGGAAGAATTATTAATCTACAGAGAAACTAGGAAAACTGGATATACAGCTTTAACACGACATGCACAAACATTTAAAGAAATATTCGGAAATGATATTGAAGTTCAAAATCCGAGTATAGAAGAATTAATGATTTATTTAGAAAAATTTAAGAGTAAATCATATGAGCCCCTTACTTTAGAAAGTGAGGATAAAAAATGA
- the pmtC gene encoding phenol-soluble modulin export ABC transporter ATP-binding protein PmtC: MKLEQITKKYGQNTVIDHIDFDFGNSQIVGLIGKNGVGKTTLMKVMNGNIINYEGKVNLPNNENVGYLIEHPKLYDNKTGLYNLKLFAQVLGKGFDKEYADHIIDAFGMRPYIKKKVKKYSMGMKQKLAIAVSLMNKPKYLILDEPTNGMDPDGSIDVLKTIQSLVKQLEMKILISSHKLEDIELICDRAVFLRDGTFVQDVNMKDGGPKDSTIISIDTEDYQNALEMLTEKFHVQQSNKENGEIIIKAQKNYKDVLEALAKLNIYPKYIETRKSSLRDTYFNINQRGDK, from the coding sequence ATGAAGTTAGAACAAATAACAAAAAAATATGGCCAAAATACTGTTATAGATCATATTGATTTTGATTTTGGAAACAGTCAAATCGTAGGATTAATCGGTAAAAATGGTGTAGGTAAAACAACACTAATGAAAGTAATGAATGGGAATATTATTAATTATGAGGGGAAAGTTAATTTACCTAATAATGAAAATGTTGGTTATTTAATTGAGCATCCTAAACTATATGATAATAAAACAGGTTTATATAATTTAAAATTATTTGCACAAGTATTAGGTAAAGGATTCGATAAAGAATATGCGGATCACATCATTGATGCATTCGGTATGAGACCTTATATCAAGAAAAAAGTGAAAAAATATTCAATGGGTATGAAGCAAAAATTAGCTATAGCAGTTTCATTAATGAATAAACCAAAATACCTTATTTTAGATGAACCTACAAATGGTATGGATCCAGATGGTTCGATTGACGTATTGAAGACGATTCAATCATTGGTTAAACAGTTAGAAATGAAAATATTGATTTCTAGTCATAAATTAGAGGACATTGAACTCATTTGTGATAGAGCTGTATTCTTAAGAGATGGTACATTCGTACAAGATGTCAATATGAAAGATGGTGGACCAAAAGATAGTACGATTATTTCAATCGATACAGAAGACTATCAAAATGCATTAGAAATGTTAACAGAAAAATTCCATGTTCAACAGTCTAATAAAGAAAATGGAGAAATCATAATCAAAGCGCAAAAAAATTATAAAGATGTACTTGAAGCATTAGCAAAACTCAATATTTATCCTAAATATATTGAAACACGTAAAAGTTCATTACGTGATACTTACTTTAATATTAATCAAAGAGGTGATAAATAA
- a CDS encoding SasC/FmtB family protein, giving the protein MKHPRKDNQENKKINYFSIRKLKGYGVTSITVASLYLIFGHTNMANAAEFNQPTEIDNSYTNSTMIEDKQDEKKLNQNTEILNATTNNTNNETTPNNTSNEATPVMDNKQVTSEQSNSGNNEQLKQLIQQYKKINLNDKTDESIKEFNYDITNAEKFLQKESTQAEIDGYYRNFINSAAKLKRKKNNNEVQITKEQNGNKGIPATNTEPSSNNQHSQVVRQSEGASFRAVPNQNNNDPLKYNETNTGVINGHFDQVSGGNLPNQKTSLTVVKDVIGWTSLSTDPDKEFPIVMTTKVRNYPTFMSDSSAPYGVVLARTTDGFDRRVPDPRVAGIYQDIDVAPNSELVVDFISSALATINAWPGVKAKITTPDGNRVLFDKQINGMGKYPTGKLNLMVNVPSDVDRVRLSFIPISNSYTLTSNQTNSAYGFGDNPNYMYGGAVSRVNVNSGAYVVSRVTEINYDFTSDSSTSNYARGTISVILENKGHTSSNETIYRVTLPQGTKFVSATNASTNYNEATGLLTLNAGKVAAGTTKTITYTVDFPAVKPSIVDLDGNVTYRTDASFRGNDRQKSGIDKVEQQQVAILMYKEDLRNKYNDTKQYLDSINEADYTTVSVNNLKLKLDEAKAILDEANNNVPMADRKNQDFINQITTQIEHEKIKLKRLTPSIPVMTTNEENASLTVTPQGDTDKMTVQYVGPNGDPKEVVATKAGDQWTLNETPTGFSIDNTNGSVTVNYQGVQNGSEVSAYDTSGNSDPSDEVRKNVPLKQDTPLPPTITPNETNASVTVTPQVDADKMTVQYVGPNGDPKEVIATKTGDQWALNESPKGISIDNISGVVTVGYQAVQNDSEVIATEKYGNSDTSAESRANVPLKEATPTAPVITSDEANASVTVTPQGDVDKMTVHYVAPNGDAKEVIATKTGGQWALNETPTGISIDNTSGAVTVNYQGIQNGSEVSASETHGNSDASTESRANVPVKEATPTAPVITSDEGNASVTVTPQGDADKMIVHYVAPNGDAKEVIATKLGNQWTLNETPTGISIDNTSGAVTVGYQGVQNGSEVTANESHGNSDASTESRANVPLKEATPVAPVITSDEANASVTVIPQGDSDKMTVHYVAPNGDAKEVIATKVGNQWTLNETPIGISIDNTSGAVTVGYQGVQNGSEVTANESHGNSDVSTETRANVPLKEATPMAPVITSDEANASVTVTPQGDSDKMTVHYVAPNGDAKEVIATKTGGQWALNETPTGISIDNTNGAVTINHQGVQNGSEVIANESHGNSDVSTEARANVPVKETTPTAPVITSNEANASVTVTPQGNADKMIVHYVAPNGDPKEVIATKVGNQWTLNETPTGISIDNTSGAVTVGYQGIQNGSEVSASETHGNSDASTESRANVPVKEATPTAPVITSDETNASVTVTPQGGSDKMTVHYVAPNGDPKEVIATKVGTQWTLNETPTGISIDNTSGAVTVGYQGVQNGSEVTANESHGNSDVSTETRANVPVKEATPMAPVITSNEANASVTVTPQGNADKMIVHYVDPNGDPKVVIATKIGNQWALNEKPVGISIDTANGALTVGYQGVQNGSEVVASETLGNSDPSEKIVANVPVKQSKPMPPIIIWDKEKGSISIKPNGKTDKMRIQFISSSHNSNIEIIATKADDQWNLNHKISGIQIDSETGIVTIDYQIVQNYKELLVSSTFGNSDESESIHFIIPKFKGTVYDLYNNKQEKLVNESEIKNVKTHYVIKKEIQKDKIELPNTGKKQTNEKGNTSIVLLLLGFILCKLKLKRKDL; this is encoded by the coding sequence TTGAAACACCCTAGAAAAGACAACCAAGAAAATAAAAAAATAAACTATTTTTCCATTAGAAAGTTAAAAGGGTATGGCGTGACTAGTATTACTGTAGCTTCATTGTATTTAATATTTGGACATACTAACATGGCAAATGCAGCAGAATTCAATCAACCTACTGAAATAGATAACAGCTATACAAATAGTACAATGATTGAAGATAAGCAAGATGAGAAAAAGCTTAACCAAAATACTGAAATATTAAACGCAACTACAAATAATACAAACAACGAAACAACTCCAAATAATACGAGCAACGAAGCAACGCCAGTAATGGATAATAAGCAGGTGACTTCTGAACAATCAAATAGTGGTAATAATGAGCAATTAAAACAATTAATTCAACAATATAAAAAAATAAATTTAAATGATAAGACAGATGAATCAATAAAAGAATTTAACTATGATATTACTAATGCTGAAAAATTTTTACAAAAAGAATCTACTCAAGCAGAAATTGACGGATATTACAGAAATTTCATTAACAGTGCTGCTAAATTAAAAAGAAAAAAGAATAACAATGAAGTTCAAATTACAAAAGAACAAAATGGTAATAAAGGTATACCTGCAACAAACACAGAGCCATCAAGTAATAATCAACATTCTCAAGTAGTGCGACAATCAGAAGGTGCATCATTTAGGGCAGTACCAAATCAAAATAATAATGACCCTTTAAAATACAATGAAACTAATACCGGTGTGATTAACGGACACTTTGATCAAGTTTCTGGAGGAAATTTACCAAATCAAAAAACAAGTCTAACGGTTGTTAAAGATGTCATTGGATGGACGAGTTTATCTACAGATCCAGATAAAGAATTTCCTATAGTAATGACTACTAAAGTAAGAAATTATCCAACATTTATGAGTGATAGTTCAGCACCTTATGGCGTCGTATTAGCCAGAACAACAGATGGATTTGACAGACGTGTGCCTGACCCTAGAGTAGCCGGTATTTATCAAGATATTGATGTTGCACCTAATTCAGAATTAGTCGTAGATTTTATATCTTCAGCTTTAGCAACAATTAATGCTTGGCCAGGTGTAAAAGCCAAAATAACAACACCAGACGGTAATCGAGTATTATTTGATAAACAGATAAATGGTATGGGTAAATATCCAACTGGAAAACTGAATCTCATGGTCAATGTTCCAAGTGATGTTGATAGAGTTAGGTTATCCTTTATTCCAATTTCAAATTCGTACACATTAACCTCTAACCAAACAAATAGTGCTTATGGTTTTGGAGATAATCCAAATTACATGTACGGTGGTGCTGTTAGTAGAGTTAATGTAAATAGTGGTGCTTATGTTGTATCTAGAGTAACTGAAATCAATTACGACTTTACAAGTGATTCATCAACTTCTAATTATGCACGTGGTACAATTTCAGTAATCCTTGAAAATAAAGGACACACAAGTTCAAATGAAACCATTTATCGAGTAACGTTACCACAAGGAACAAAATTTGTTTCTGCAACAAATGCGAGTACGAACTATAATGAGGCAACGGGTTTATTAACACTCAATGCTGGAAAAGTAGCTGCTGGAACTACTAAGACGATAACGTATACTGTTGATTTCCCTGCCGTTAAACCAAGTATTGTAGATTTAGATGGAAATGTAACCTATAGAACTGATGCGTCATTCCGAGGAAATGATAGACAAAAATCTGGTATAGATAAAGTAGAACAACAACAAGTTGCAATATTAATGTATAAGGAAGACTTAAGAAATAAATATAATGATACGAAACAATATTTGGATTCAATCAATGAAGCGGATTATACAACAGTTTCAGTTAATAATTTAAAATTAAAATTGGATGAAGCCAAAGCTATTTTAGATGAAGCCAATAATAATGTGCCAATGGCAGATAGAAAAAACCAAGATTTTATCAATCAAATTACTACTCAAATAGAACATGAAAAAATTAAACTTAAGCGCCTTACACCTTCAATACCTGTAATGACAACTAATGAAGAAAATGCAAGCTTAACAGTTACTCCACAAGGAGACACTGATAAAATGACAGTGCAATATGTTGGACCAAATGGAGATCCAAAAGAAGTTGTAGCAACAAAAGCAGGAGATCAATGGACATTAAATGAAACACCGACAGGTTTTAGTATAGATAATACAAACGGTTCAGTGACAGTCAATTATCAAGGTGTCCAAAACGGGAGTGAAGTTTCCGCATATGATACAAGCGGGAATAGTGACCCGAGTGATGAAGTAAGAAAAAATGTTCCTTTAAAACAAGATACACCATTACCTCCAACGATAACGCCTAATGAAACAAATGCGAGTGTAACGGTAACACCACAAGTTGATGCAGATAAAATGACAGTGCAATATGTTGGACCAAATGGAGATCCAAAAGAAGTGATCGCGACAAAAACAGGAGATCAATGGGCATTAAATGAAAGCCCTAAAGGTATCAGTATAGATAATATAAGTGGCGTAGTGACAGTAGGCTATCAAGCTGTTCAAAATGATAGCGAGGTTATTGCTACAGAGAAATATGGTAATAGTGATACAAGTGCAGAATCACGAGCGAATGTACCATTAAAAGAAGCGACGCCAACGGCGCCAGTCATTACATCAGATGAAGCGAACGCGAGTGTAACGGTAACACCGCAAGGTGATGTAGATAAAATGACAGTGCACTATGTAGCACCGAATGGCGATGCGAAAGAAGTAATTGCGACAAAAACAGGAGGTCAATGGGCATTAAATGAAACGCCAACAGGTATCAGTATAGATAATACAAGCGGCGCAGTGACAGTTAATTATCAAGGTATTCAAAATGGTAGCGAAGTCAGTGCGAGTGAAACGCATGGAAATAGTGACGCAAGTACAGAGTCTAGAGCGAATGTCCCTGTGAAAGAAGCAACGCCAACGGCGCCAGTGATAACATCAGATGAAGGAAATGCGAGTGTAACGGTAACACCACAAGGTGATGCAGATAAAATGATAGTGCACTATGTCGCGCCAAACGGAGATGCGAAAGAAGTGATCGCCACAAAACTAGGCAATCAATGGACATTAAATGAAACGCCAACAGGTATTAGTATAGATAATACAAGTGGTGCAGTGACAGTAGGCTATCAAGGTGTTCAAAATGGTAGCGAAGTCACAGCAAATGAGAGTCACGGTAATAGTGATGCAAGTACAGAGTCTAGAGCGAATGTACCATTAAAAGAAGCAACACCGGTAGCGCCAGTGATAACATCAGATGAAGCAAATGCAAGTGTAACAGTTATACCGCAAGGTGATTCAGATAAGATGACAGTGCACTATGTCGCACCGAACGGAGATGCAAAAGAAGTGATCGCCACAAAAGTAGGCAATCAATGGACATTAAACGAGACACCAATAGGTATCAGTATAGATAATACAAGCGGTGCAGTGACAGTAGGGTACCAAGGTGTTCAAAATGGTAGCGAAGTCACAGCAAATGAGAGTCACGGTAATAGTGATGTAAGTACCGAAACTAGAGCGAATGTACCATTAAAAGAAGCAACACCAATGGCGCCAGTGATAACATCAGATGAAGCGAACGCGAGTGTAACGGTAACACCGCAAGGTGATTCAGATAAAATGACAGTGCACTATGTAGCACCGAATGGCGATGCGAAAGAAGTAATTGCGACAAAAACAGGAGGTCAATGGGCATTAAATGAAACGCCAACAGGTATCAGTATAGATAATACAAATGGTGCGGTAACAATCAATCACCAAGGTGTCCAAAATGGTAGCGAAGTCATAGCAAATGAGAGTCACGGTAATAGTGATGTAAGTACAGAAGCTAGAGCGAATGTCCCTGTAAAAGAAACAACGCCAACGGCGCCAGTGATAACATCAAATGAAGCGAACGCGAGTGTAACAGTAACACCACAAGGTAATGCAGATAAGATGATAGTCCATTATGTCGCGCCAAACGGCGATCCAAAAGAAGTGATTGCCACAAAAGTAGGCAATCAGTGGACATTAAATGAAACACCAACAGGTATTAGTATAGATAATACAAGTGGGGCAGTGACAGTAGGCTATCAAGGCATTCAAAATGGTAGCGAAGTCAGCGCGAGCGAAACGCATGGTAATAGTGACGCAAGTACAGAGTCTAGAGCGAATGTCCCTGTAAAAGAAGCGACGCCAACGGCGCCAGTCATTACATCAGATGAAACAAATGCAAGTGTAACAGTAACACCGCAAGGTGGTTCAGATAAGATGACAGTACACTATGTAGCGCCAAACGGAGATCCAAAAGAGGTTATTGCAACTAAAGTTGGAACGCAATGGACATTAAATGAAACACCAACAGGCATCAGTATAGACAATACAAGTGGAGCAGTGACAGTAGGCTATCAAGGTGTTCAAAATGGTAGCGAAGTCACAGCAAATGAGAGTCACGGTAATAGTGATGTAAGTACCGAAACTAGAGCGAATGTCCCTGTAAAAGAAGCAACACCGATGGCGCCAGTCATTACATCAAATGAAGCGAACGCTAGTGTAACAGTAACACCACAAGGTAATGCGGATAAGATGATAGTCCATTATGTAGATCCTAATGGCGATCCGAAAGTTGTCATAGCTACAAAAATAGGCAATCAGTGGGCGTTAAATGAAAAGCCTGTAGGTATTAGTATAGACACCGCAAACGGCGCATTAACAGTGGGCTATCAAGGTGTTCAAAATGGCAGTGAAGTCGTAGCAAGTGAAACCCTCGGTAACAGTGATCCGAGTGAAAAAATTGTTGCTAATGTTCCTGTGAAACAAAGTAAACCTATGCCACCTATAATTATATGGGATAAAGAGAAAGGTTCAATTTCTATTAAACCAAATGGGAAAACAGATAAAATGAGAATACAATTTATAAGTTCATCCCATAATAGTAATATTGAAATTATTGCGACAAAAGCTGATGATCAATGGAACCTTAATCACAAAATAAGTGGGATTCAAATAGATAGTGAAACTGGTATAGTTACCATTGATTATCAAATAGTCCAAAATTATAAAGAATTGCTAGTAAGTAGTACATTTGGTAATAGTGATGAAAGTGAAAGTATTCATTTTATAATTCCGAAATTTAAAGGAACAGTGTATGATTTGTATAATAATAAACAAGAAAAATTAGTTAATGAAAGTGAAATTAAAAATGTAAAAACACATTATGTAATTAAGAAAGAGATACAAAAAGACAAAATAGAATTACCAAATACAGGAAAGAAACAAACGAATGAAAAAGGAAACACTAGTATTGTTTTACTGCTATTGGGATTCATACTTTGTAAATTAAAATTGAAAAGAAAAGACTTATAG
- a CDS encoding aminotransferase class I/II-fold pyridoxal phosphate-dependent enzyme, which translates to MNPLAQNLNEQLKQSNPEIFSMLSDLGQNMFYPKGILSQSAEAKSTKYNATIGMATNDNGKMYANALNQMFNELSPDEIFPYAPPQGIEELRDLWQEKMLKDNPDLTKEVMTRPIVTNALTHGLSLVADLFINSGDTILLPEHNWGNYKLVFNTRHNANIDTYPIFDENGHYTTKSLVKSLEAYNKDKVVMILNYPNNPTGYTPNNEEVQTIVNAIKSLAEKGTQVVAVIDDAYYGLFYEDVYTQSLFTALTNIQSKNVLPVRLDGATKEFFAWGFRVGFITFGVEDASTKDVLEAKTKGLIRSNISSGPLPSQSAVKHVLKNNVQFNKEIEQNITTLRERYEVTKTVVYADQYQSHWQAYDFNSGYFMAIKVKDVNPETLRQHLIEKYSIGVIALNETDIRIAFSCVEKDDIPHVFDSIAKAIDDLR; encoded by the coding sequence ATGAACCCATTAGCCCAAAATTTAAACGAACAACTAAAACAGTCAAATCCTGAAATCTTTTCTATGCTTTCAGATTTAGGGCAAAATATGTTTTATCCAAAAGGTATTCTTTCTCAATCTGCTGAAGCAAAGAGCACAAAGTATAATGCAACAATTGGTATGGCAACAAATGACAACGGTAAAATGTATGCCAATGCTCTAAATCAAATGTTTAATGAACTGTCACCAGATGAAATCTTCCCATATGCACCACCTCAAGGTATTGAAGAATTGCGTGATTTATGGCAAGAAAAAATGTTAAAAGATAATCCTGATTTAACCAAAGAAGTCATGACAAGACCCATTGTTACCAATGCACTTACGCATGGACTTTCACTTGTAGCCGACCTATTCATCAATTCAGGTGATACTATTTTATTACCAGAGCATAACTGGGGAAACTATAAATTAGTATTTAACACACGACACAATGCAAACATCGACACATATCCAATCTTTGATGAAAATGGTCACTATACTACGAAATCTTTAGTTAAATCTTTAGAAGCTTATAATAAAGATAAAGTCGTAATGATTCTTAATTATCCGAATAACCCTACTGGTTACACACCTAATAATGAAGAGGTACAAACCATTGTCAATGCAATTAAATCATTAGCAGAAAAAGGAACACAGGTGGTAGCTGTGATTGACGATGCGTACTATGGATTGTTTTACGAAGATGTCTATACTCAATCTTTATTCACTGCATTAACAAATATTCAATCTAAAAATGTACTTCCAGTGAGATTAGATGGTGCAACTAAAGAATTCTTTGCATGGGGATTCCGTGTAGGATTTATTACATTTGGTGTAGAAGACGCATCTACTAAAGATGTATTAGAAGCCAAAACTAAAGGATTAATACGTAGCAATATTTCAAGTGGCCCACTACCATCTCAAAGTGCTGTTAAACATGTACTTAAAAATAATGTTCAATTTAATAAAGAAATTGAACAAAATATAACGACATTACGAGAACGATATGAAGTAACAAAAACAGTCGTATATGCGGATCAATATCAATCTCATTGGCAAGCATATGATTTTAATTCTGGTTACTTTATGGCAATTAAAGTTAAAGATGTAAATCCTGAAACATTACGTCAGCATTTAATTGAGAAATATTCAATTGGTGTCATCGCATTAAATGAAACTGATATTAGAATCGCATTTAGTTGTGTAGAAAAAGATGATATTCCACATGTATTTGATTCAATCGCAAAAGCAATTGATGATTTGAGATAA
- a CDS encoding ABC transporter permease subunit, producing the protein MRSLQLVKHDLISIFKSPLTYIAFILVIGLTVFQAVMMANYSPGHKVDYTMVFIMANWLFLFAGLLFIIKTITRDYSQGTIQLYMNKMSSRIGYIVAKTISMILISFLFTLVQYIVIIVIESTTKGKSIDGDNFLTNIWFYLIFFLFFGLFLFLITLAVEKPAVIFTLGIFLLLIVPFIQPLVGLIPNIGDDIHKSFKYIPFTYLTQKMTESDVSFTHWQWFISIASIVVLFIVNVLYAAKRDI; encoded by the coding sequence ATGAGATCTTTACAATTAGTAAAACATGATTTAATTAGTATTTTTAAAAGTCCGCTCACGTACATTGCGTTTATACTTGTCATTGGTTTAACTGTCTTTCAAGCTGTCATGATGGCAAATTATAGTCCTGGACACAAAGTGGACTATACAATGGTATTTATCATGGCCAATTGGTTATTCTTATTTGCAGGTTTATTATTTATTATCAAAACAATTACTCGAGATTACTCACAAGGAACAATTCAATTATATATGAACAAAATGAGTAGTAGAATTGGCTATATTGTTGCTAAAACAATTTCAATGATTCTAATTTCATTTTTATTTACACTTGTTCAATATATAGTGATTATTGTAATTGAATCTACAACTAAAGGTAAAAGTATTGACGGAGATAACTTTTTAACTAACATTTGGTTCTATCTTATCTTTTTCCTATTCTTTGGATTATTTTTATTTTTAATTACATTAGCAGTTGAAAAACCAGCTGTTATATTTACGTTAGGCATTTTCTTATTATTAATTGTGCCATTTATCCAACCGCTAGTAGGTTTAATTCCAAACATCGGTGATGACATTCATAAGTCATTTAAATACATTCCATTCACATATTTAACTCAAAAAATGACTGAGTCCGATGTTTCATTTACACATTGGCAATGGTTTATTTCTATAGCATCAATCGTAGTGCTATTTATTGTTAATGTATTATATGCAGCTAAAAGAGATATTTAG
- a CDS encoding thioredoxin family protein, which translates to MTNLETYFKNSQDIGPYIEQMQDNKDNLVSIYDSFKLPEDDERLQKLKSSNYSKVLVITEDWCGDAMMNLPILKHIAEALELEVKVFHRDDDTHLIDQYLTNGKSRSIPIFVFLNDNYEQETVWGPRAKEVQSFVTNLREDTLPSKDHPDYEDKVKETHLIISNRYKTDSTFWKAVYNSIIDQMLYK; encoded by the coding sequence ATGACCAATTTAGAAACATATTTTAAAAACAGTCAAGACATCGGACCTTATATTGAGCAGATGCAAGACAATAAAGACAATCTCGTTTCAATTTATGATTCCTTTAAGTTACCTGAAGATGATGAAAGATTACAGAAATTAAAATCATCTAACTATTCTAAAGTATTGGTAATTACCGAAGACTGGTGTGGCGATGCCATGATGAATCTTCCAATACTTAAACATATTGCTGAAGCCCTAGAATTAGAAGTCAAAGTGTTCCATAGAGATGATGATACACATCTTATAGACCAATATTTAACAAATGGAAAATCACGTTCAATTCCTATTTTTGTATTTTTAAATGATAATTATGAACAAGAAACAGTTTGGGGTCCACGTGCTAAAGAAGTTCAATCATTTGTTACGAATTTACGTGAAGATACTTTACCAAGTAAAGATCACCCGGATTATGAAGATAAAGTTAAAGAAACACATTTAATTATTTCAAATCGATATAAAACAGATTCCACATTCTGGAAAGCAGTTTACAATTCAATTATTGATCAAATGCTTTATAAATAA